AATGGTGGTTTCGATGTGAAGCTAACGGGTGATTATAGCCTTCTCAGCCAGCATTTAATCAGCTATGCAGGAAAATACATTATTATGTTAGTCAACGAGACAATAAAGCCTATTAATTCCCAGCAAGCGAATTTCATTAAAGCCATTAAAGGGAAAATACCAGCAACTCAAGATGCGGAAAGAGACTTTATAAAGTTTATGCGGGAGTTCCCTCAAGTAGTAAATAGTTTCTTGGAAGGTCAACCTAAAAAAACGTTATAGCGGATAAACCGCTGAACGCGGTGTTATGCCTACAGGATCACATGAAGTATTTATCAATCGTCATATTTTCATTTTCTACTTTTCTACTTTTCTACTTTTCGCTCAAGAAGTAATAGTTAGTTCAGGAAAGTACGCCGATTATTATCACATTGAATGCGCCTAGCGCTTCGTATCGACGCTGTATCACAATATGTTCACTTCCAATGTCTAGATCCAATTCAACGCTTTGCTTCATGGTGTTCCCCTTGCACATATTTTTTATCTAATGGGACAGCTCATAAACTAACAGCTTCTTTTGTTTACATTTTAGTCATTGGTTCTAAGGTGGTTTTCTCTTTTTCACCAGTGTATAAAAATCATAAAAACCAGTGTCTCAAGGAAGAGACACTGGTTTCATCAAAACGATCAATCATTAATGCGGATTAGCCGTTTTTCGCTTTAGCTTCTTGAGGTGTTAACCCTTTTAGCTCAGGCCAGTTTTTTTCTGATGTGATTAAGTTGCCAGGAACGTCTTTTAACCAGACCTTTTGTGTGCCTTTGTTTAGGTTTAAATACAATTTACCGTCGGCAATTTTCCATGCAGTTGGGTCCGTATCAAACTTCAAGTTCATCGCGACGCCCATGGCACAGTAACCGCCGTATTGAGGTGCGTATTTTGTCTTGTCTTTATTAAATAAATCTCGGTTTGCCGCAGAGACAAAACGGAATGTTGCATTTTTGTAGTTAGAGGTGAATTCTGGGCTGCCCAATACTGGCTTGCTCATGGTGAAGTAAGCAACGGTGTCATAGCCTTTAATCGCCAAATCATTCGCGTCTGCGTTTGCATCGATGTCTGCGGCAAAGCTTGCTACGCTAGCAAAAAGAACTGTTGCTGCGACTGTGTTTTTGATCAAGTTAGAAATGTTCATAATTTTACCTTTTGTTGTTTTCAATAAGTTGTTAAAACCCACACGTTAAGAGGCGTTAGCGAAAAGCTGTTGAACTTATGGCTTGTCGTGCTTACTAACTAAGTCCCTTAAGTGAATGAAATCAGTCTATTTATTTCTTGATCATGAAAGGCATCGAAATATCCATAAAATGAAACCAATCGTCCAAATCGGCAAAAAAAGTAGGTGTTCGTGAACAAATTACAAAATATTATTGATAACTTTTCGATTCAGTCTGAGGTTATTTTTAGTGGGAGTTTTTGTGGTGGGAAAACGCTGGGCTCATTAGAAACAGAAAAGGGCGGTCATTTGCACTACATTCGTTCTGGTAAGTTAACCGTCTTGAGTGATTCCGGTCACAAAATGTTGTTCGACCAACCTGCGATTATTCTGTTGCCGTTCGCGACGACTCACCAAGTCATTGCCGATGAAACGGATGGCGCAGAGCTAATTTGTGCGGCGATTAATTTTACGGCTTTAGAGCAAAAGCAATTGGTGTCGAGCTTACCGAAATTGGTTTATCTAAATTTAGACGACGGGCCGATGGCGAATACCGTTGATTGGATGTTCAGTGAAATCGGTGTGACAGGGCTTGGGCAAAAAAGCATCGTTGGGAAAATGTGTGACATTTTACTCATCCAAATGCTGCGCAAACTGTCTGAAGAAGGGTTGGTGATACAAGGCATGCTGGCGGGGTTAAGTCATCCTGCGTTGGCGCCGACTTTGGTGAAACTACAAGAAGCACCAGAAGAGGCGTGGACGCTAGACTTAATGGCGGAAAGCGCCGCTATGTCACGTTCTAAATTCTCGGAACTGTTTCGAGATACCGTCGGGCAAACGCCGAACGATTTTTTAACCGACTTACGCATATCCACCGCACAACAACTATTGATACAAGACAAACCAGTCAGCCTAGTGGCAAACAAAGTCGGCTATGAACACGGTTCTGTATTGGCTAGAGTCTTTCGTAAGAAAACGGGTTTATCACCAAAAGAGTGGTTGCAGAAGTTCCACGAAAGCTAATCGCTATGTTTTTAAAGATGACATTCCTCATCAGCTTTAGCGAAATGTCATCTTTCAATTCTAATAGTTCATACCCTTAAATGTTTTTTGCGATTAAGTCGGCTTTTAATAGTCCGCCTTTCGTGAATAGCTTTGCTGAAAATTTTGGATTTCTTCTTGATTTGAAAGCATCCAATATCTGCTTTAATCCTGCGGCTTCAAGCAAGGATATATTTATCTCTGTATCCATTTCAGCGGATTCAACAAAATCATTTGAAAATGACGGTGCAATGATTAGGACTTGAGCAACTCGTTTACCCGAAGATTCGCAGCGATTCACGTAGGCTTTGACTTGGCGAGAGGTGGTTGAATATTTGGCAAAGTCACCATTCTTACAGGTTTTGGCCTCGCCAATAATTACATCGTCTTCACTTAACGACAAAATAATGTCTGCTTTATCTTTTGCGGTATTAATCGAGCGCCTTAGGTCTTCATCGACTTCAAGGCCTAGCTGTTCAAAGATAGCTTTCGTTACTTCTTCGAATTTAATGCCTATGTCTGATTCGGCGATTTCTATGCCTTCATTTTTTAAGCCAGCTAAATCTCGTTTTGCGAGTAATGCGTAGTTTTCAATTAACTTGTCTGTCGCATCTGCAAAACTTTCCAGAATGACTAAGCGAGGGTTGCCACGTTTACTCACTCCCATGCTATCTCGAACTAATTTAATGTCTTCGTTGGAAAGCATATAAAGAATGTCATGAGGCGTGATGCTTAAGGCTCGAAGCTTGTCGACATCGAGCTCTTCATTGTCTTCAATTTCGAAGTCTTTATGTAGAACCGAGGTTAATGTCGAAAAATGGGTTTTTAATGTTGAGAAAAGTTCTTTAAAACCGGTTGCGCTAAGGGCATTGAATTCGTTTTCTGCAGAGGAGTTAAGTGATGAAATAATGAGGTCGGTTCTTTCATCCAATGTTGTTCCAATTTTTTCTAGGCCTAAATCTAAGTCGGAAATAAGCGCTTTCAAGCGTTCTTTTCTGTCATTTATATTAGCGTCATGGTTGCTAATATCGTGCTGTAGCATATCGGTTATGGGTAGTCCCATTTTAATTATTTCTTCAATCTTATCTGTGCGTTCAACACCTCGAATTCGTTTGCCGTGAGCTTTTAAAATATTTGATAATTCAGAATCGCTTAACGTTCGTAAAATGCGCAGTAGGTGTTTATCGGCAAGCTCTTTTCCTTGCATTCTATTTAGCATGGTGACGATTTCATCTGCTACGTAAACCGTAAGGTTTTTGCGGCTTACAAAAACAAGCCCGACTTCTCGTAATGTGTTGAGGCAGTCTTGGATACCTGTTTGAGGGATAGCATTTACTAAATGCTGAACAGCTGATTTTTGATCAGCGGTAATGTCTAGTTTATGAGCTAAAACATTTAAAATGCTTCGTTCATCATCTGTGATTTTAGCTTCTCGATTATTCTTTTCATCGTTGAGGTAGGCTTCTTTGAGACAAGCGTGATAAATTTCTAAGCGTTTAGCTTCATTAAATGTTTCTCCATCTAATGTCCCTTTTATTAACACGTTTATTTCTTTGGCTTTAGAGTCGATAGCCGTCCACTCTTTTGTATAGAGTGCTTCAATCCAAGAAAGCCGAGCAATGCAATTACCATCTCGACTGACAATATTGATTAGTAATGAGGCTTGCGCGCCCAACATTGCCAATTGTTCTTTAACGCTTTTTTCGAAGTAAGGAAGAACGAGTTCGAAAAGTTGAATGATCTCGCCGCTGGAAGCATTTTTTATTTGCCCGTCAAGATTATTGATTCGTTTTGCTAGTTCTTTGTCGTGAATAATGGCTTCACTGCAAATTCGGTCTAGGAAATTAATGAACTTAGATTTTTCGACTTGATTTACGGTAGATAAAATACTTGATAGCTTCACCTTACAATCCTTTTTCCATGGTTTTCTTCGAAATTACCATTTAAATTTAGACAACGTATTGAATATATGCCAACAGAAAGAGTGCTGAGTAGAATGATAGTGCGCTTTTTCGCTTATCAGTAGGCCCAACTAACGGAGCCAAAAATGACCTATGATGAATTCAATCAATTTTGTTGTAGGGGATTGCTTTGAAATGGCGAGGATTACTTAGAGACCGATAGTCAGGGAGTTGGATAAATATCGGAATTAACCGTTCTTTAGGCCTTTATCCAATGTGATTATTCAGCAGCGAGTATGGTGAAAGTGACGAACAGCTCATTTAGAAAAATAAGGCAGACAGTGCCAAAATATAGTACTGCCTGCTTTAATAACTGACCAAATTTAGAAGTGATATGCGACAGTTATATTTGCAAAAGCAAAGGCGCCACCAAGGTCGTCTTTGATGCTTTGTTTCTCTTTTGTTAGATCGGATGCCGTTACGTTGTTATTAGAACCTTGAGCTTTCAGCTCTACCTTTGGATCATCAGAGGAAAAAATGACACCTATTTCAGCTTGAAAGTCGAAGCCTGGTGTTTTCTCAATTTTGTTTCCCCAACCTAAGCTAACGTAAGGAACGATTTCGGAGCGTTTTACGTCTGCTGTAAATGAGTCTAAATCCCCAGGGTTTACTGTTGTGGAGCCAACGGTATAGGCTTTTTTGTTGTTTGCAGAGTAGTTGGCTGAATAGTTTTGGTAGATTAAACCACCGGAAAGAAAGACATCATTTCCCCATCCAGATGACTGTATTGGATACCAATCAATACCACCTTTGATGGAGTACCTAGAGTAATCGGTAGCATCATAGTCGGTACCTGCAATGCTTAAACTGAATTCGTCATCGGCATCAAAACCACTGACAGCCGTTCGCCACTGAATGCTATCACCTCGAATAAGGTGTAGTTGGGTTGTATTACTCGCACTTATTCCTAGTCCCATGGTTCCTACGCTTATTCCGCCGGAATGGCTGGGTTCATACGCGAAGGCTTGCTGGCTGAGCACCACAGAAGAAATGAATAACGTAGCGAGTTTTAAGCTCAAATAGCGGTTTTCTTTTGATATTACTGTCATGGTCTTTTCCTTGAATGAAAGTGATAGTTTGCTTACATGAGTTGGACCATTGCTATTATGAGGAGGCGCATGGGAGAAGTATGTGGCACTTTTTGGACGAAGTGTGACAGTCTATTTTTTTATGAGTGGGTGGTGTGAAGAAAATACGTACAGAAGGCTGGAGTGATTCGAGAGGAAAACGTCAGTGCCTTTCCTCTTTGTTTATGAGTTGTTGGGTTATTTTACTGGCCAGCGTATTTCAAAGTGGGCGCCACCTAGCTTGGACGTATTTACTAATGCGTAGCCAGAGTGCCATTCCGCAATTTGCTGGACAATGGCCAGTCCTAATCCATGGCCTTTGGATGCTTCCCTATGCTCATTATCCAGTTGTTTAAAAGGAATAAACACCTTGTCTCTGTCTTCTTCAGCGATACCTTCACCATCGTCTTCAACTGATAAGCAGTATTCATGATTAAGCTGGACAAAATTAATGCGAATGGTGTGATCAGTATAAATTAGTGCATTTGAAACCAAATTATTTAAGGCTCGCAGCATCGCTCTTTGGTCAATAAAAAGACTTTTATCTTGTAGCTCGGGTGAAATGCCTAACTCAAATACAATCTTGCTGTGTTCGGTTTGCAGTAGGCTAATTTCATTGCGTATTTGCTGAGCAAGGACACAATGCCCAAAGTGAGTAATGTCTGTTGCGCGACTGTAGCGGGACAACATTAGTATCTGGTTAATTAAGTAATCTAATGTTGTGATGCCAGATGCGATGCTTTTTTTATAGCGTTCTTTTTCGTCATCAGACGCTTCGATAGAGTCCAGCATTTCAAATGCAAAGCTGAGCCTAGATAGCGGAGTGCGTAAATCGTGGGCTATGGCATTAGTAAGTTCCCGCTGGCTTCTAACCATTTTTTCTATGCGTTCTGCCATTGCATTAAAGGCTTTAGCAAGTCTAGAGATAGATGAAAATCGGCCAATGGCGGCACGTTGGTCGAGATAGCCTGAACCGAATAGCGACGCTGTGTTGGACAATTTGGTTAAGTCTCGCCATAGTGGAAAAACAAAGATCAAAATGCCCAAAGATACCACGGTGACAAATACCACAATCATCGTCAGAAACACCATGAGTGTTGCACCAGGTACGGGAATTGGGCCAATTTTAAGAACAAGGTTTTTGTTTTGAGTCGCTTGATAAATTTCTGTTTCATTATCCTCATTAATAAGCCAAGTCATGCCAGTACGATCGAATTGCGTGAGTTTGATGGCGTTAATATCTAATGTTTGTCGTGCGACAAGGGTTAAGTCGAAGCCAAATTCGGGTTGTAGTTGCTTTAACTTAGCTTGCCATTGTGATTGAGGCGTTTGTTGTAGATTTTGTATTATTAACTGAATGGTTCCTTTGCTGAGGTTACTCATTCTTCGTTCTTGCGTTTCTCCTAGCATCATGTGAATAAAAAAAGGGCTATCAAAAACACGCTTTATAATGGCATCCGCACCATTATGATCGCTGTAAACAACGAACTCTTTCGCTGGAAGTTGATCCAAATCCCCATAATAATCAATCTTGTCCTGGGCCGATATTAAGGTTAACTCGTAGCTAAATTGGTCTGCAATGGTAGGGATTTTCTGCTTCCATTCGGATTGAGGGGTGTTTTTTAAACGCTCCTCAATAAGGAAAAGCGTACCTTTAAAACTGGCTGTAATTCTCTCGAATCGGGCCGCATCATTAACAGCATGGATAGGATTGTAGGCGGTGATGTAGATTAAATAAAATAATGGCAGGAAGACAAGGATCCAGATTCTTATAAATAGCTTAATCATGTTTTAACTGACTCGTTTTCTAGTGTTTTCTCAATGGAAGCGCAGAGTAGATAGCCTTTACTTCGAATGGTTTTAATGATTTTCGGATTAATAGGGTCGTCATTGAGCTTTTTTCTAAGACGAGATATTCGACGATCAATTGATCGGTCTATTCCGTCGTATTCAAATCCTCTAAGACTTTGCAAAATGGTTTCTCGAGTAACAATCTTTCCAGCGTTATTAATTAATAGATTTAAAAGATCATACTCTGCAGTGGTCAGTGAAATATCCTGTTTATTGATAGAAACACTTCTTTTATGAGGGGCAATTTCTAATGTGCTCAATGTGTTGATTGTCTGGTTATTAACAGACGCCAGTGAAGGAAATGAGGCATGGCTAGATTCTACTCGCCTCAATAGCGCTTTGATGCGAGAAAGTAACAGACGTGGTTTCACTGGTTTAATGACATAGTCATCGGCACCAAGCTCTAGCCCCAGCATTTGATCCATGTCTTCATCAAGCGATGTTAGCATCAGAATGAGACCACTATAAGCAGGTCTTACTATTCGGCAGACATCCATGCCTGATAGGCCAGGTAGCATGATGTCTAAAATAACCAAATCAGGCTGCTGCTCTATAATCTGACGAGTCGCCTCAATACCGTTTGTTACCACTTCGACAAGATAACCATTTTTATGTAAAAACTCTTGAACCAGAGAGGCCAGTTCAACGTCATCTTCTACCAAAATCAGTTTTTTGCCATTTAATAGGTAATTACCCATATAAATCCTTACGTTATGGGTGTTGATTATAAAAATAGTGCCATGAATGTTGAATGAATACGAGGTTATATTTGTGACGGTTTGAGACGATAAAGCAGGCTGAAATGTGTGGTTGGGGTTGTGATACACGATCGCTAGGATTGTTATTCCGAAGCGCTTTAAAAGCACACGGCTAAGCAAATGGTTGAATGTCATTATTCTATCGCTGATCTATGAATGAGATAAAACTCGATCATATAGTACGATATCGCTCTTGTTTGGTTCGATATCGTACTATATGATGTGCTCTATCAACTTCAAGGGAGCGTATTATGAATGATCAAAAATCAACTGGGTTATCTCGTCGACATTTTTTATCTCTGGCTGGTGGTGGGGTTGTTGTCGCAGCAGGTATTGGCGGTACGGTATTTTCCCTGACTCGTACTCCTCATAATGCTTTGATTCCATGGAATCAGGCGGGTCAATATTCTGAGCCAAGGCGATTTTCTTTGTCATACGCCATTCTTGCGCCCAACCCGCATAATTTGCAGCCATGGTTAGTAGATTTACACGAAGACGGGATTGTAACCTTGTTTTCTGATCCAACACGGCGACTGCCGGCAACCGACCCTTTTGATCGTCAATTGACCATTGGGCTGGGGTGTTTTCTTGAGCAAATGACCATTGCGGCCACCGCGGTTGGCTATCGAGTCGAGACGCATTTGTTTCCTGAAGGTGAGTCTCCAGAAGGTGAGTCTCCAGAAGCCTTGGGTAGTTTGCCGATTGCACGAGTACGTTTTGTCGCGGACAAAAAAATGGTGGACCCACTATTTGCTTATATTCTTGGGCGTCGTTCGACCAAAGAGCCTTATGATATGAGCAAAACCGTCGCCGTTAAGACATTGAACGGATTAAATCCGCAGATTTCAGGTGTACGATTTGAAGGTGCAACCGATCAATCCCAAGTTAACACACTGAAAAAATTGACCTGGGAGTCCTGGTTAACGGAATATAAAACGCCATCGACCCAACAAGAAAGTGTTGATTTGATGCGTTTAGGCAAAGCCGAGATTAATGCTAATCCTGATGGTATCGATTTAGGGGGAATGCCGTTAGAGGGATTGATAGCAGCAGGTCTTATAACGAAAAAAGACCTCGCTACGCCAGGTACAAGCAGTTATCAGGCGGGCATTGATATATATCAGCCTATGTTAGAGGCAACTCCTGCATATGTGTGGTTAACCAGTGCTGATAATCGCCGTACTACTCAGATCGCAGCAGGACGTGCTTGGCTTCGCCTTAATCTACTGACTACAAAAAATGGCTTGGCATTGCATCCTATTAGTCAGTGTTTACAGGAATTTCCAGAGATGGCGGCT
This genomic stretch from Marinomonas primoryensis harbors:
- a CDS encoding YHS domain-containing (seleno)protein, producing the protein MNISNLIKNTVAATVLFASVASFAADIDANADANDLAIKGYDTVAYFTMSKPVLGSPEFTSNYKNATFRFVSAANRDLFNKDKTKYAPQYGGYCAMGVAMNLKFDTDPTAWKIADGKLYLNLNKGTQKVWLKDVPGNLITSEKNWPELKGLTPQEAKAKNG
- a CDS encoding helix-turn-helix domain-containing protein, translated to MNKLQNIIDNFSIQSEVIFSGSFCGGKTLGSLETEKGGHLHYIRSGKLTVLSDSGHKMLFDQPAIILLPFATTHQVIADETDGAELICAAINFTALEQKQLVSSLPKLVYLNLDDGPMANTVDWMFSEIGVTGLGQKSIVGKMCDILLIQMLRKLSEEGLVIQGMLAGLSHPALAPTLVKLQEAPEEAWTLDLMAESAAMSRSKFSELFRDTVGQTPNDFLTDLRISTAQQLLIQDKPVSLVANKVGYEHGSVLARVFRKKTGLSPKEWLQKFHES
- a CDS encoding ATP-binding protein: MIKLFIRIWILVFLPLFYLIYITAYNPIHAVNDAARFERITASFKGTLFLIEERLKNTPQSEWKQKIPTIADQFSYELTLISAQDKIDYYGDLDQLPAKEFVVYSDHNGADAIIKRVFDSPFFIHMMLGETQERRMSNLSKGTIQLIIQNLQQTPQSQWQAKLKQLQPEFGFDLTLVARQTLDINAIKLTQFDRTGMTWLINEDNETEIYQATQNKNLVLKIGPIPVPGATLMVFLTMIVVFVTVVSLGILIFVFPLWRDLTKLSNTASLFGSGYLDQRAAIGRFSSISRLAKAFNAMAERIEKMVRSQRELTNAIAHDLRTPLSRLSFAFEMLDSIEASDDEKERYKKSIASGITTLDYLINQILMLSRYSRATDITHFGHCVLAQQIRNEISLLQTEHSKIVFELGISPELQDKSLFIDQRAMLRALNNLVSNALIYTDHTIRINFVQLNHEYCLSVEDDGEGIAEEDRDKVFIPFKQLDNEHREASKGHGLGLAIVQQIAEWHSGYALVNTSKLGGAHFEIRWPVK
- a CDS encoding winged helix-turn-helix domain-containing protein yields the protein MGNYLLNGKKLILVEDDVELASLVQEFLHKNGYLVEVVTNGIEATRQIIEQQPDLVILDIMLPGLSGMDVCRIVRPAYSGLILMLTSLDEDMDQMLGLELGADDYVIKPVKPRLLLSRIKALLRRVESSHASFPSLASVNNQTINTLSTLEIAPHKRSVSINKQDISLTTAEYDLLNLLINNAGKIVTRETILQSLRGFEYDGIDRSIDRRISRLRKKLNDDPINPKIIKTIRSKGYLLCASIEKTLENESVKT
- a CDS encoding Acg family FMN-binding oxidoreductase — encoded protein: MNDQKSTGLSRRHFLSLAGGGVVVAAGIGGTVFSLTRTPHNALIPWNQAGQYSEPRRFSLSYAILAPNPHNLQPWLVDLHEDGIVTLFSDPTRRLPATDPFDRQLTIGLGCFLEQMTIAATAVGYRVETHLFPEGESPEGESPEALGSLPIARVRFVADKKMVDPLFAYILGRRSTKEPYDMSKTVAVKTLNGLNPQISGVRFEGATDQSQVNTLKKLTWESWLTEYKTPSTQQESVDLMRLGKAEINANPDGIDLGGMPLEGLIAAGLITKKDLATPGTSSYQAGIDIYQPMLEATPAYVWLTSADNRRTTQIAAGRAWLRLNLLTTKNGLALHPISQCLQEFPEMAAHYKRAHQMLAREGETIQMLGRLGYAASVAKTPRWSLDDKIKRT